The genomic stretch GGATTCGTCCTCGCAGCCACGCTGGCCGTGCACGACAAAGCGCGCGCCGACGCGGACTTCGTCGAGGTGCTTCGCGACTGCGAGCGCGCCGCCACGGACGAGCGCAACTTCGTCGCGAAGGCGGTGAACTGGGCCTTGCGGCAGATCGGCAAACGCAGCGCTGGTTTACGAGTCGATGCGATCGCGACCGCCGAGCGCATCCTCGCGCTCGAGTCGCGGTCGGCCCGCTGGATCGCGCGCGACGCGCTGCGAGAGCTGCGAGCGGGCGGATGAGGGCGCTTTTTTCCTTCCCCTCGTCGGGGGCGCGCACGTTTTCTCTTTCTATCCCATGTCCGACACTTCCCACCTCGACATCGACTACGTGGCGCAACTCGCGCGACTCGCTCTCGGCGACGCGGAAAAGGAGCGTATTGCGAAGCAACTCGGCGACGTGCTCGGTTACGTGAGGCAACTGGAGGCGGTGAACATCGAGGGCGTCGAACCGATGGCGCACGCCTTCGACGTGGTAAACGTCTGGCAGGCAGACGAGCCGCGCGCCGGTCTCTCCGTCGACGACGCGCTGCGCAATGCGCCGGCCTCGCGCGACCACATGTTCGTGGTGCCCAAGGTGGTCGACGACGCCTGACCGGACTCCGTCTCCGTGCCGCACACCATGAGCGAACCTCTTCACTTTCTCGCCGCGACCGATGTCTCCGCGCGTCTCGCCGCCGGCACACTCACCTCGGAGCAAATCACGCAGGCGGTGATCGACCGAACGCGTGCGGTGGAGGACCGCGTGCAGGCATTTACCCACCGCGACGAAGCGGACGCCCTCGCGCAAGCTCGCGCCTCCGATGCGCGTCGCTCGTCCGGCGCGTCGCTCGGACCGCTCGACGGTGTGCCTGTCAGCCTCAAGGACGTGCTTGCTTGCGCGGGCCAGCCGCTCACGTGCGGCAGTCGCATGCTCGCGAACTTCGTGTCGCCCTACGACTCCACCGTCGTCGCGCGACTCCGCGCCGCCGGTGCGGTGCTGTGGGGGCGGCTCAACATGGACGAATTCGCGATGGGATCGTCGACGGAAAACTCCGCGATGCATCCGACGGCGAATCCGTGGGACCTCGAACGCATACCCGGCGGCAGCAGCGGCGGCAGCGCGGCGGCGCTCGCGGCGGGAGAGTCCATCCTCACGATCGGCAGCGACACGGGCGGATCGGTGCGTCAACCCGCGGCATTGTGCGGCGTGGTCGGGTTGAAACCCACCTATGGTCGCGTCTCGCGTTTCGGTCTCGTCGCCTACGCGTCCTCGCTCGATCAGGTCGGGCCGATGGGGCGCAGCGTCGACGACGTCGCGCTGCTGCTCGGTGCCGTCGCCGGACACGACGAACGCGACTCCACCTCGGTCGATAGACCCGTGCCCGATTACGCCGCCGCGATGCGGGAGAACGTGGGGCCGTGGCGCGTGGGACTGCCGCGCGAGTATTTCGGCGACGGACTCAATCCGGAAGTGCGCGCGTCCGTCGAACGCGCAGTCGCGTTTTATCGCGAGCAGGGCTGCGAGATCGTCGACGTGTCGCTCCCGAACACTGGATACGCGGTGGCGACTTACTACATCATCGCGACCGCGGAGGCTTCGTCGAACCTCGCGCGTTACGACGGCGTGCGTTACGGCCACCGCAGCGCGAAGGCGAACGGTGCGATCGATCTCTACTTCCAGAGTCGCGCCGAAGGCTTCGGCGAGGAGGTGAAGCGCCGGATCATCCTCGGCACCTACGTCCTCAGCAGTGGTTACTACGACGCGTACTACTTGCGCGCGCAGAAAGTCCGCACGTTGATCCGAAACGACTTCATGCGCGCCTTCGAGCGCGTGGATTTCCTGCTCACGCCGACCTCGCCCGTACCGGCGTTCAAGAAGGGCGAGCGCACCGCCGACCCGCTCGCGATGTATCTGGCCGACATCTACACCATCAGCGCCAACCTCGCCGGTTTGCCGGGACTGTCCCTTCCATGCGGCTTCACCGAATGCGGTTTGCCGATCGGACTCCAACTCCTCGGCAAACCGTTCGACGAACCTCGCCTCCTTGCCGCTGCTCGGCGCTACGAACAAGCCCACGACTGGCACCTCCGCCGGCCTACGCTGTGAGTCTCACCACGGAGAACCCAAAGTGCACGGAGGAATTTCATGAATGACGCTCTCAATGCCATTACCGAGCGTGTCATCGGAGCAGCGATCGAGGTGCATCGCGAGTTGGGTCCAGGACTGTTGGAGTCGACATATGAAGCGGCATTGGTCTACGAACTCGTTCTCCAAGGGCTTCGCGTCGAGCGTCAGAAGGAGCAGCCCGTTCGCTACAAAGGGCTGATGATCGAGACCGGATATAGAATCGATGTGTTGGTGGAAGACCAAGTAGTAGTAGAGCTGAAAGCAGTAGATGCCATCGTGCCGATCTACCAAGCGCAACTCTTGACCTATCTCAAACTCTCGAGTTGTCGGGTGGGCCTTCTCATCAACTTCAACGTTCCGCTTCTGAAGCAGGGCATCAAGCGCTTCGTCCTCTAGATCTCCGTGTCCACCGTGTCCTCCGTGGTTCAAAACACCCCCGCGTCCGAGTTCGAGGCCGTCATTGGGCTCGAGGTGCACGTGCAGATTCGCACGCGCTCCAAGATGTTCACGCGCGTCGCCGCTGGTTACGGCGCGCCGCCCAATTCGCTCGTCGATCCCGTCGTGCTCGGTCTACCGGGCGCACTCCCGGTCATGAACAAGGAGGCAATCGACAAGATCGTGCTCACCGGCCTCATGCTCGGCTGCGAGATCGCGCCCGAGTGCAAGTGGGACC from Opitutales bacterium ASA1 encodes the following:
- the gatC gene encoding Asp-tRNA(Asn)/Glu-tRNA(Gln) amidotransferase subunit GatC; translated protein: MSDTSHLDIDYVAQLARLALGDAEKERIAKQLGDVLGYVRQLEAVNIEGVEPMAHAFDVVNVWQADEPRAGLSVDDALRNAPASRDHMFVVPKVVDDA
- the gatA gene encoding Asp-tRNA(Asn)/Glu-tRNA(Gln) amidotransferase subunit GatA, with the protein product MPHTMSEPLHFLAATDVSARLAAGTLTSEQITQAVIDRTRAVEDRVQAFTHRDEADALAQARASDARRSSGASLGPLDGVPVSLKDVLACAGQPLTCGSRMLANFVSPYDSTVVARLRAAGAVLWGRLNMDEFAMGSSTENSAMHPTANPWDLERIPGGSSGGSAAALAAGESILTIGSDTGGSVRQPAALCGVVGLKPTYGRVSRFGLVAYASSLDQVGPMGRSVDDVALLLGAVAGHDERDSTSVDRPVPDYAAAMRENVGPWRVGLPREYFGDGLNPEVRASVERAVAFYREQGCEIVDVSLPNTGYAVATYYIIATAEASSNLARYDGVRYGHRSAKANGAIDLYFQSRAEGFGEEVKRRIILGTYVLSSGYYDAYYLRAQKVRTLIRNDFMRAFERVDFLLTPTSPVPAFKKGERTADPLAMYLADIYTISANLAGLPGLSLPCGFTECGLPIGLQLLGKPFDEPRLLAAARRYEQAHDWHLRRPTL
- a CDS encoding GxxExxY protein, with product MNDALNAITERVIGAAIEVHRELGPGLLESTYEAALVYELVLQGLRVERQKEQPVRYKGLMIETGYRIDVLVEDQVVVELKAVDAIVPIYQAQLLTYLKLSSCRVGLLINFNVPLLKQGIKRFVL